The Arachis ipaensis cultivar K30076 chromosome B10, Araip1.1, whole genome shotgun sequence DNA window TTTTGGGGTGAGGCTGTTCTGACTGCATGTTATTTAATTAATCGTATGCCTTCTTCTGTTTTGCAAAATCAAGTTCCTCATGAGCACATTTTTTCTCTTCCACTACGAGTCTTTGTTTGTACTTGTTTCATCCATGATCTTACCCCAGGCAAAGACAAGTTAACTGCTCGTTCTATCAAATGTGTTTTCTTAGGGTACACTCGATTTCAAAAGGGTTATCGTTGTTATTCTCCAGCTCTTAATCGTTTCTTCGTGTCTGCCGATGTCACTTTTCTTGAGAATACCCCTTTTTTCTCTGCACCCGACATCACTTCACCTTCCATTACGGAGGTGCTTCCTGTTCCTTACTTAGATGGGCCTCCTATTCCCACAAAGCCTCTCCAAGTTTATCATCGCCGCCCACGGCCTGCAGTCCAAGATAACTCATCTCCTGAACCCGTGGCTGAACCGTCCTTGGATCCTTCTTCGGGAGTTAGCAGTAGTCCTCCTATTGCTCTCAGACAAGGTACTCGTTCCACCCGTAATCCTAatcctatttataattttctcagTTACCATCGTTTATCATCTTCGCACTATGCTTTTACCTCCTCTTTGTCTTCTGTTTCTATACCCAAAACAACAGCAGAAGCTCTTTCACATCCAGGGTGGCGCCAGGCTATGATTGAGGAGATGTCTGCCTTACATTCTACTGGTACTTGGGATCTTGTTCCACTGCCACCGGGCAAATCTACTGAACACCCTagtttcaaaaaaagaaaaagaggataTAAATGCTTTCAACTTGAATATGTATGTAACTATATTCCAGGTGCTGAACGAGGCTATGCATGCAATCTAAGAGTCCTAAAGAATTATGAATTCAAACAATAATTACAATAAGATTTCAGCGTAATGTACACAGGATCTTAAATCTTCTCTGCCACTTTATGCTTTTGTAATAACTTTGTCAACCATAAACTACCTGAACCCTCTTCATTGTTTATCattcattaaagtaaaagatgaatttctCTACTTAACAGAAGACTTCAAAAATGGATTAGAAGGCCGAGTTGGTTTCACCAAACTGGCCTCTGACTTGTTATTTGACTGCTTTATAGATTGGTCATGTGAATGAGAACGAGAAGGAGCATCCACTTTCACTGCTTTGTTACTTGTTTCATCTTCTACATGCTTTGCCTTCACAGTTTCCTTTAACATTGTTTTTTCACGTGTATTTGCTACTTGTGTTTTGTCTGTCTTGGTGAATGATGGAGCAGATAATCCTGGTGGTGATAATGACATAGTTACTGTTTTGGAAGCTTCAGTTTGAATTGGCATCTTGCTTCTGCTAAAGGAAGCATCAGCTGTGACGGGTGCAACATGGTTTTCAAAGGGTTTTGTTTCTGTAGTGTTCTTCATCTCATTGAGTAGCCTTTCCTGTTTAAAAAATGCAGGAACCACAGCGTACAAGTTTTATTGCGCCATTCATTGATTTTTCTAGTGTCAAAAGCTTTACAAGTTCAGTCGCACGCACAAGTTTATCACCTGAAACATCCAAATACATGAGATGACTACTTTTTCAATTTTACTGTTCAGGTTTGAGAGAGACAGCCACAGATATGGCAACACAAGGATGATGTTACAAGAACTCACCATAACAGCAGGATGCTATAAGCCTAAGGATACATCTATCTTGTGCTGCTTCATAATTGAAGGCTTCATCATCAAGTGAACTAGTATCCAAGCCAGCACTAGCCATGTCTTCTATTCTTTTCTGAATCTGCAGGTTACATATTTACTATTTCAGCTACTGAAAAGCACTGATAAAGAAACAAATACAAAAGGCTAAGAATAATGACCATTAAAATCAAAAAGGGTATAAGTACAAACCTCAAACAGATGCATGTTGTTCAATATGAACTCATTTTCAAGGGCTTCAGATCCCAAATCAGAGGAAGCAAGAGGAAATGAAAGATTTAGTACATTGAAGATTGGCTTTGGCAACACCTGAAAAGCAGGTCAAAATCCAATGGCCATTTAGTCatttacacaaaaaaaaaaaagtggagaTATTCTTGTGTAGACACACATTTTTGTAGAGTATCTACGAATAAATTCTTAGGATTGTGCTCATACAAGATTTACTCAGACACAGAATACATCAAGCTGCCATACTCATACCTGTGGGAAGGTTTCAGGCTTTTTGCACGTTACACAATATAACTTGCTTGTATTCAACCCCACAACCCAATAGTTTTCATCAATCTTCTCCTTAGCAGCACTGCATTGAAATATttacaagattaatcaatcaccAAATGTCATGCATAAAAACATATTAAACATGTATATGTAATTAATAAAACAAATGTTGAACCTGAAGAGCGGGAGCCAGCTACCACCAAATTGGCTTGTGTATAATCTTAGCACACCCTACATCAGAAACTTAACAAATCAGAGCTATTATAACAAGATGCTTTCATAAGCAAAGAGAAACAGTATCAAATATTACCATTTGTTTCTAACGAAAACCAGTACCTTGGAATCATAGGAACTCAATTGGCCTTCTTCACTAAACCCAAACCAACTTAGAGAAGAACCAGGAGTTATTGGCAATCGACCCCGAAGAAGCTGAGTCCCCTGAAGTAGATTAAATACTCTCAATTCTAGCACCTGCATGTTTgacaatatatattattttgttgTAAAGAGTTAGTTAAGTTTTTATGTTCTATGCTCTGCCACCAAGACAGTCTCTTCAAAATACTGAATAGATAAAGCATAATGAAGAGCTATGGGCAACGCTATCAAACTTGAGAATTCACCTAAACTTGTGGAGCTTAGGCAAACTTGTAAACTCAATTCGGGGACCTGAACTGGTAAGCACATAGGATTTTACAAGCTAATTGACAGTTTGATAACCTTGGTAACAGTATGCTATTATAAATTTAAGCAACACTTTACAGAACTACCATGAAGAATAAACCAACCTGATCATTGGAGGGAAGGCAAGCAGAGGCATGGGTAACAACTGCAAGCTTATCCCTGAAACCTGATGCAGTAACCACTGGCCCATCTATTGAAATAATATGCCTCTGCAGTGAAAACGTTTCAAAACTAAGCAAATGCTGGAGCGTAACTACCAACAACTATGATGTCTTTGTTATTTGTCTACCCTTTTAAACCCATAATTCCTTTTGCATTAAGTGCGTATCATGCCTCCAGTCTTCAGTTATTGAACatgaaaaagaatttaaattatCTAGGAATGTGTGACAAACCTGCAAACCACCCTCAGTAAAGATGCGAAGATAGTTAAAACTAGTTACTGCAGCCACCCAAGCATCACCAAGTGCAACCACCTTCACTTCTTCCCCTTCAAAGCGCATGGACCACTGtgcaatttatattatttaaaacaaaGTGAGCATATAGTAGACTTTCATATCATACAGAATTTTAACACAAACACACTATTAGAGTTGAGAGATGTTTAAATCACACTTCTTGTAAATCAAATATCTTCTGTAAACTTGCAGATTTTAACTAATTAAGCCTATAATCTAACCTCACTATTATTTGCCCAGCTACTAAATGGGCGATACATGAGAGTACTCATGTTGTTCTCCCCCTTGCAAGGATTTGCAAAGACGCTTCCACTCTCATTCAAAGCAGCCATGGTAAATCCAAAATGATCAGTCATTGATGGAATTCGTGGAGCACTTCCAGTATCATGAAAATCAATCTGTAACAAGATTCCAACTTATTGAAATTGCTTGAAGAAATGATCAACACAAAGAATGCACATGGAGATTGTGGGAATTTAGGCTGAAACTTTGAGCTTAAATTATAAGTCTGTAGTTCAAGTGCATTACCTCAATATGGGAGTATCCATCATGTTCAACAGTGGTTACGCTTCCAAGCATGTTGTAGCACAAGAAGCGCCTCTTTCCCGGCTGCACAGGAGTGGATCCCGGTTGAAATGCCTCCTGCATCTTTGATTTAGATGTAGCAACTGTGCTTCTATAACCCACACTCACATCATCCAATTTTTCCTTTTGAGAGCGGTTTCGTTTCTTATGAGATTCAACCTTGGGAAACAAATCAATCTCATCACCACCAATATCATCAATATCCAAATTCTCCTCACTCAATGTCTGTTTTCGCAATCTTTTCCTGCTAGGTGGCTCAGACTCACCATTACTATTTTCACCAAGATCACTCAAGCTTCCACCTGCACTATTTACTTCTTCATCATCCTCTTCAAAGAAAAGAAGCCCGTTACTTTTCTTGCTCTCAGGTATATCTTCAGTTGGAGACTTCATAGATGAAGGGATAACAGATTCCCAGATACCATACTTCCCCATAACATCAATAACAGCCAAGGCATTCCCAATTGGCTTCCAAGCCATGCAACATATCCTCTCATCAAATTTTTGTCTATCAATATCTTGCTTCCTATCAACATCCCATATAAGAACCTGCTTGTCTAAACTAGATGTAGCCATGTATTTTCCATTGGGCGACCAACCCAAGTAACAAATAGGTTGTGCGTGATCCCCTCTCAAAGAAAACAACTTTTCAGCAGTGTCCCTATCATATATCACCACATCATTTCGCAACCCTGGAACAGCCAACATCTCACCATCAGGGCTCCAGCTGAGAACATTCATAGTCGAAACATCTAAACCGTTATCAGGAGCAATGTTTTTGAGGTTATGAAGGATTCTCCCAGAGTGAAGCTCCCAGAAAATAACGGTTCCAGACGAGTCCAAGGATGCTAAGTACTCGCCATTGGGGTCAAAAGCTAAGCCAGTAACAGAACCTTTGTGGCCTTTGAGGACTCTAGCTATGGTTCCATCAATTGTGTTTATGAGCTTGATTCCTTCGTCGTCACCAGCAGCTGCCAACATGCTCCCAGATTTGTTGAATGCTAAGGAACGAATTGGAAGAGTAAACCTGGTGATATTAGTCTCGAACTCTCCAGCTGAAAATGTATCAATAGGTCAATCCCAAACAAATCTAATTGAAACCTAGAAATTGTGACAAAATTTT harbors:
- the LOC107623745 gene encoding WD repeat and HMG-box DNA-binding protein 1, with the translated sequence MKIRSVKLREAHANKGGRPSFCSVLWDQQARHLVTAASSDICVALHDPLLPSSTPLRTLRHHRDGVTALALSPNSTCLASGSIDHSVKLYKFPAGEFETNITRFTLPIRSLAFNKSGSMLAAAGDDEGIKLINTIDGTIARVLKGHKGSVTGLAFDPNGEYLASLDSSGTVIFWELHSGRILHNLKNIAPDNGLDVSTMNVLSWSPDGEMLAVPGLRNDVVIYDRDTAEKLFSLRGDHAQPICYLGWSPNGKYMATSSLDKQVLIWDVDRKQDIDRQKFDERICCMAWKPIGNALAVIDVMGKYGIWESVIPSSMKSPTEDIPESKKSNGLLFFEEDDEEVNSAGGSLSDLGENSNGESEPPSRKRLRKQTLSEENLDIDDIGGDEIDLFPKVESHKKRNRSQKEKLDDVSVGYRSTVATSKSKMQEAFQPGSTPVQPGKRRFLCYNMLGSVTTVEHDGYSHIEIDFHDTGSAPRIPSMTDHFGFTMAALNESGSVFANPCKGENNMSTLMYRPFSSWANNSEWSMRFEGEEVKVVALGDAWVAAVTSFNYLRIFTEGGLQRHIISIDGPVVTASGFRDKLAVVTHASACLPSNDQVLELRVFNLLQGTQLLRGRLPITPGSSLSWFGFSEEGQLSSYDSKGVLRLYTSQFGGSWLPLFSAAKEKIDENYWVVGLNTSKLYCVTCKKPETFPQVLPKPIFNVLNLSFPLASSDLGSEALENEFILNNMHLFEIQKRIEDMASAGLDTSSLDDEAFNYEAAQDRCILRLIASCCYGDKLVRATELVKLLTLEKSMNGAIKLVRCGSCIF